One window from the genome of Sphingomonas lacunae encodes:
- a CDS encoding N-acyl-D-amino-acid deacylase family protein: protein MADFDLIISGGTIVDGSGGEPYRGDVAVKDGRIAAVGTLPAGATAKETIDASGLIVTPGFVDVHTHFDGQVTWDNRLVPSSGHGVTTVVMGNCGVGFAPCRPHQRDMLVKLMEGVEDIPEVVMVDGLPWNWETFPDYLDALEQRQLDIDVAAQIPHSALRIYVMGERAARQEAPTAEDLAQMRALVAEGIRAGGFGVTTSRNVMHRTRAGDIAPSLYSDVDELCTLAEGLNDAGGGVFQIIPAPMEDAVEEFELLRTVAKRGQRPLSFTLLDVPGQKGPGWRPVLDRLSEANAEGLTITGQVAPRPVGMFFGLDLSLHHFSSHPSYKTIAHLPLAERVERMRDPAFRAQLLSEQPEDSNPTTLQLIGAFRATCPWDDTPNYEPSRDDRVEARAAAAGLSLDDYAYDALLAKDGKAMFYLPAANYSEGNLDAVRTMLGHPNTLMALADGGAHYGLICDASFPTYYLQRWVRDAREEQRIPLPTAIAEMTSKAAALVGLADRGRLAVGLKADINVIDLESLRLDVPTIAYDLPAGGKRMQQPAQGYVATIVSGIVTYRHGEHSGALPGRLVRRQDAVAA from the coding sequence ATGGCGGACTTTGACCTTATCATCAGCGGCGGCACCATTGTCGATGGCAGCGGCGGTGAGCCCTATCGCGGCGATGTCGCGGTGAAGGATGGGCGGATTGCGGCGGTTGGCACCCTGCCCGCTGGCGCGACGGCGAAAGAGACGATCGACGCCAGCGGGTTGATCGTGACGCCGGGCTTTGTTGATGTGCACACCCATTTCGATGGTCAGGTGACGTGGGACAACCGCCTCGTCCCCTCATCGGGTCATGGCGTGACGACGGTGGTGATGGGCAATTGCGGTGTTGGCTTTGCGCCGTGCCGGCCGCACCAGCGCGACATGCTGGTCAAGCTGATGGAGGGGGTCGAGGATATTCCCGAAGTGGTGATGGTCGATGGCCTGCCGTGGAACTGGGAGACCTTCCCCGACTATCTTGACGCGCTCGAACAGCGGCAACTCGACATTGATGTGGCGGCGCAAATCCCCCACTCGGCGCTGCGCATCTATGTGATGGGCGAACGCGCCGCGCGGCAGGAAGCGCCGACCGCCGAGGATCTGGCGCAGATGCGGGCGCTGGTGGCGGAGGGTATCCGCGCCGGCGGCTTTGGCGTCACCACGTCGCGCAACGTCATGCACCGCACCCGCGCCGGAGACATTGCGCCGAGCCTCTATTCCGATGTTGATGAGCTGTGCACGCTGGCCGAGGGGCTGAATGATGCCGGCGGCGGCGTCTTCCAGATCATCCCCGCGCCGATGGAGGATGCCGTCGAGGAATTCGAACTGTTGCGCACCGTCGCGAAGCGCGGCCAGCGGCCCTTGTCCTTCACCCTGCTCGACGTGCCGGGGCAAAAGGGGCCGGGCTGGCGTCCCGTGCTGGACAGACTGAGCGAAGCCAATGCCGAAGGGCTGACGATCACCGGTCAGGTGGCGCCGCGCCCGGTCGGCATGTTCTTTGGTCTCGACCTCAGCCTCCATCATTTCAGCAGCCACCCCAGCTACAAGACGATTGCCCATCTGCCGCTCGCAGAGCGCGTGGAGCGGATGCGCGATCCGGCGTTCCGCGCGCAATTGCTGAGCGAGCAGCCCGAGGACAGCAACCCGACGACGCTGCAACTGATCGGCGCGTTCCGGGCGACCTGCCCCTGGGATGACACGCCCAATTATGAGCCATCACGCGACGACCGGGTCGAGGCGCGGGCGGCGGCAGCTGGCCTGTCGCTCGACGACTATGCCTATGACGCGCTGCTGGCGAAAGACGGCAAGGCGATGTTCTACCTCCCCGCCGCCAATTACAGCGAGGGCAATCTCGACGCGGTGCGGACGATGCTGGGCCACCCCAACACGCTGATGGCGCTGGCCGATGGCGGGGCGCATTATGGCCTGATCTGCGACGCCAGCTTCCCCACCTATTATCTGCAACGCTGGGTGCGTGATGCGCGCGAGGAGCAGCGTATCCCCTTGCCCACCGCGATTGCCGAGATGACGAGCAAGGCGGCGGCGCTGGTCGGGCTGGCGGATCGCGGACGGTTGGCGGTGGGGCTGAAGGCCGACATCAATGTCATCGACCTGGAATCGCTCAGGCTCGATGTGCCGACCATCGCCTATGACCTGCCGGCCGGGGGCAAGCGGATGCAGCAGCCGGCGCAGGGCTATGTCGCCACCATCGTGTCAGGCATCGTCACCTATCGCCATGGCGAGCACAGCGGCGCCCTGCCCGGCCGACTGGTACGGCGGCAGGATGCGGTGGCGGCCTGA